The following coding sequences lie in one Musa acuminata AAA Group cultivar baxijiao chromosome BXJ1-8, Cavendish_Baxijiao_AAA, whole genome shotgun sequence genomic window:
- the LOC103994736 gene encoding F-box protein SKIP14 produces MALNFSACSIFSTAFVTDDEFCRPRCERSQPFSYPFSSGWENGNGYGWDSGSTDVDGACDPVDLLPDDPFGMGIDGALASFLKVGGGDLYGWALLCSPETEIYHDGWMDELDGWAEESFMVTSVREAQDGNLESALDMQKSLNSDRAAEAHSSVDEGLPHEGLLYSLGYLGIHDLLSVEGVCRSLRLAVQNDALLWRCIHIDSLLGEKITDDVLLRLTQRAQGNLQCLSLSGCSRITDDGVKCVLDNNPKLKKLSVAGCVRLSLDGIINNLKAFRSQGTPGIEHLKLGRLFSISGEQFGALKLLLGIDQHQQAQAQKPRFYHTSDSSLVCDDDCVIDVEMCPVCQKYKLVYDCPSEGCQEKGPKHCRACDFCIARCIQCGKCIKDCMYVETFCLEYLCSGCWKEALAEHRSNEEK; encoded by the exons ATGGCACTGAATTTCTCAGCTTGTTCTATCTTTTCTACCGCATTCGTTACCGATGATGAGTTCTGCCGACCGAGATGTGAGAGGAGCCAACCCTTTAGTTACCCTTTTTCGTCTGGCTGGGAAAATGGAAATGGTTATGGCTGGGATAGCGGGTCAACAGACGTGGATGGTGCTTGTGATCCAGTCGATCTGCTACCTGATGACCCATTTGGGATGGGGATCGATGGTGCATTAGCCAGTTTTCTCAAGGTCGGTGGTGGAGACTTGTATGGGTGGGCTTTGTTGTGCTCGCCGGAAACTGAGATTTACCATGATGGTTGGATGGACGAACTTGATGGTTGGGCGGAGGAGAGCTTCATGGTGACTTCTGTTCGTGAAGCCCAAGATGGAAACTTGGAATCTGCCTTGGATATGCAAAAATCTTTAAACTCTGATCGTGCAGCGGAAGCCCACTCTAGTGTGGATGAGGGTCTTCCGCATGAGGGACTGCTCTACTCGCTTGGGTATTTGGGCATTCATGATCTTCTCTCAGTGGAAGGGGTCTGCAGGTCCTTGCGTTTGGCTGTTCAGAATGATGCTCTCTTGTGGAGATGTATACATATTGATTCTCTTTTGGGTGAGAAGATAACAGATGATGTTCTGTTGCGGTTAACACAGAGAGCTCAAGGGAATCTGCAGTGCTTGAGCCTGTCAGGTTGTTCAAGGATTACAGATGATGGCGTGAAGTGTGTACTTGACAATAATCCAAAGCTGAAGAAG CTAAGTGTTGCTGGATGTGTGAGACTAAGTCTTGATGGGATCATAAATAACCTAAAGGCTTTCCGATCACAAGGTACACCAGGAATAGAGCACCTCAAGCTTGGGAGGCTTTTCAGCATATCAGGAGAACAATTTGGAGCGTTGAAGTTGTTGCTAGGCATAGACCAACATCAACAGGCCCAAGCTCAGAAGCCAAGGTTCTACCACACAAGTGACTCATCTCTTGTTTGCGATGACGACTGTGTCATTGATGTTGAAATGTGCCCAGTGTGCCAGAAATACAAACTCGTTTATGACTGTCCTTCAGAGGGTTGTCAAGAAAAGGGTCCTAAGCACTGCAGGGCTTGTGACTTTTGCATTGCCAGGTGTATCCAGTGTGGGAAATGCATCAAGGATTGCATGTATGTTGAGACATTTTGTCTCGAATATCTATGTTCAGGTTGTTGGAAGGAAGCACTCGCAGAACATAGAAGCAATGAAGAGAAGTGA